The following are encoded together in the Microterricola viridarii genome:
- a CDS encoding ABC transporter ATP-binding protein, producing MTHISQTAAAADAVTADAVTVVGVDKTFETRSGQVRALQGIELSVKAGEFVSLIGPSGCGKSTLLRIIADLDQPSTGRVAVFGKSAGQARLDQDYGIAFQQAGLLPWRTVAANVALPLELHGVAAAARAARVAELLDMVGLTEFADRYPDQLSGGMQQRVAIARSLAENPKLLLMDEPFGALDEMTRERMQTELVRICAETGAAVVFVTHSIPEAVYLSDRVVVMSARPGRIQEIVTMRLDDERTESLREDTRYFEMITAVREALHGGNPGTGGIQTAGLGTASVPVNVRGAETR from the coding sequence ATGACTCACATCTCACAGACCGCCGCAGCCGCCGACGCTGTCACGGCCGATGCCGTCACCGTCGTCGGCGTCGACAAGACGTTCGAGACCCGCAGCGGCCAGGTGCGCGCCCTGCAAGGCATCGAGCTCTCGGTCAAGGCCGGCGAGTTCGTGTCGCTGATCGGACCGAGCGGATGCGGCAAGTCGACCCTGCTGCGCATCATCGCCGACCTCGACCAGCCCAGCACCGGCCGCGTCGCCGTGTTCGGCAAGAGCGCCGGCCAGGCCCGGCTCGACCAGGACTACGGCATCGCCTTCCAGCAGGCCGGCCTGCTGCCGTGGCGCACGGTCGCCGCGAACGTCGCTCTGCCGCTCGAACTGCACGGCGTCGCCGCCGCGGCCCGCGCCGCCCGGGTTGCCGAGCTGCTCGACATGGTCGGCCTGACCGAGTTCGCCGACCGCTACCCCGACCAGCTCTCCGGCGGCATGCAGCAGCGCGTCGCCATCGCCCGCTCGCTGGCCGAGAATCCGAAACTGCTTCTCATGGACGAGCCGTTCGGCGCCCTCGACGAGATGACGCGGGAGCGGATGCAGACCGAGCTGGTGCGCATCTGCGCCGAGACCGGGGCGGCCGTGGTCTTCGTGACCCACTCCATCCCCGAGGCCGTCTACCTCTCTGACCGGGTCGTCGTCATGTCGGCGCGCCCCGGCCGGATTCAGGAGATCGTGACGATGCGCCTGGACGACGAGCGCACGGAGTCGCTGCGCGAGGACACCCGCTACTTCGAGATGATCACCGCGGTGCGCGAGGCATTGCACGGCGGAAACCCGGGCACCGGCGGCATCCAGACGGCGGGCCTCGGCACGGCATCCGTGCCGGTGAACGTGCGCGGGGCGGAGACCCGCTGA
- a CDS encoding ABC transporter permease: protein MSARTERVLRIVAPISVGVIVLGVWQFLVSVVGVSEYLLPSPASIATQFVEYLPSILSAMAITGTNALIGLIVGSILGIGLAALAANSRLADGMSAPIVASIAVIPIVALAPVLNSMFGADSQFSRQAIAALATFVPIFINTLRGFRQTRAVHRDLMRVYAASSSQVLRTVTLPTAKPFIFTGIRIASSLAVISALVAEYFGGPRGGLGGLISTSAASSAYARAWAYVVASIVLGLLFYVATLALERLANRRGGGS from the coding sequence ATGAGTGCGCGCACCGAGCGTGTGCTGCGCATCGTCGCGCCCATCTCGGTCGGCGTGATCGTGCTCGGTGTTTGGCAGTTCCTGGTCAGCGTCGTCGGCGTCAGCGAGTACCTGCTGCCGAGCCCGGCATCCATCGCCACCCAGTTCGTGGAGTACCTGCCGTCGATCCTCTCCGCCATGGCCATCACCGGAACGAACGCCCTGATCGGCCTCATCGTCGGCTCGATCCTCGGCATCGGTCTGGCGGCGCTGGCCGCGAACTCGCGCCTGGCCGACGGTATGAGCGCGCCCATCGTCGCCTCGATCGCCGTCATCCCGATCGTCGCCCTCGCCCCGGTGCTGAACTCGATGTTCGGCGCGGACAGCCAGTTCAGCCGACAGGCCATCGCGGCACTCGCCACCTTCGTTCCGATCTTCATCAACACGCTGCGGGGGTTCCGGCAGACGCGGGCCGTGCACCGCGACCTGATGCGGGTCTACGCCGCGTCCTCCAGCCAGGTGCTGCGGACGGTGACCCTGCCGACGGCGAAACCGTTCATCTTCACCGGCATCCGCATCGCCTCATCGCTGGCCGTCATCTCGGCCCTCGTCGCCGAGTACTTCGGCGGCCCGCGGGGCGGGCTCGGCGGCCTGATCTCGACGTCGGCCGCCTCCAGCGCCTATGCCAGGGCGTGGGCCTACGTCGTGGCATCCATCGTTCTCGGCCTGCTCTTCTACGTCGCGACGCTCGCGCTCGAACGCCTCGCCAATCGGCGCGGGGGCGGTTCGTAG
- a CDS encoding ABC transporter substrate-binding protein — MKHSTRRLATLGALTLSAALVLSACSGSGDTSGGSGGSTDGADGGTTAVKLQLQWLPQGQFAGYFAAQDQGYFADEGLDVEIIPSGGDIVPQDALANGDVDYAIAWVPKALGSVEAGANITDIAQIFQRSGTLQVSWADSGINSVADFEGKKIGSWGFGNEWEIFAAMAAEGLDSSTVQIITQDFNMNAFLQGDIDAAQAMTYNEYAQLLEAVDPKTGKQYTPADFNVISYQDTVGAMLQDAIWADTARLESDTAYQDTTVKFLKAVVKGWIYAAENPEKASEVTIAAGSNWGPSHELWMVNETNKLIWPAENGIGMIDEKAWDATVKGAISAVNETGASPITKAPPASAWSNDWITKALDELKAEGVDVTGESFKPITVTLAEGGN, encoded by the coding sequence ATGAAACACAGCACACGTCGCCTCGCGACACTGGGCGCGCTCACACTCTCGGCAGCGCTCGTACTCTCCGCTTGTTCCGGTTCTGGCGACACCTCCGGAGGTTCGGGTGGCTCGACCGATGGCGCCGACGGCGGCACCACCGCGGTCAAGCTCCAGCTGCAGTGGCTGCCGCAGGGCCAGTTCGCCGGCTACTTCGCCGCTCAAGACCAGGGCTACTTCGCCGACGAGGGGTTGGACGTTGAGATCATCCCGTCCGGCGGCGACATTGTGCCGCAGGACGCCCTCGCCAACGGCGACGTCGACTACGCCATCGCCTGGGTGCCGAAGGCGCTCGGCTCGGTCGAAGCCGGCGCCAACATCACCGACATCGCGCAGATCTTCCAGCGCTCCGGCACCCTGCAGGTGTCGTGGGCGGATTCCGGCATCAACTCTGTCGCCGACTTCGAGGGCAAGAAGATCGGCTCGTGGGGCTTCGGCAACGAGTGGGAGATCTTCGCCGCCATGGCCGCTGAGGGCCTGGACTCCTCCACCGTGCAGATCATCACGCAGGACTTCAACATGAACGCCTTCCTGCAGGGTGACATCGACGCCGCCCAGGCCATGACCTACAACGAGTACGCGCAGCTGCTCGAGGCCGTCGACCCCAAGACCGGCAAGCAGTACACGCCGGCCGACTTCAACGTGATCAGCTACCAGGACACCGTCGGGGCGATGTTGCAGGACGCCATCTGGGCCGACACCGCGCGGCTGGAGAGCGACACGGCCTACCAGGACACGACCGTCAAATTCTTGAAGGCCGTCGTCAAGGGCTGGATCTACGCGGCGGAGAACCCCGAGAAGGCCTCGGAAGTCACCATCGCCGCCGGTTCCAACTGGGGCCCGAGCCACGAGCTGTGGATGGTCAACGAGACCAACAAGCTCATCTGGCCGGCCGAGAACGGCATCGGCATGATCGACGAGAAGGCCTGGGACGCGACCGTCAAGGGTGCCATCTCGGCCGTCAACGAGACCGGCGCATCGCCGATCACGAAGGCGCCGCCGGCATCCGCCTGGTCGAACGACTGGATCACCAAAGCACTCGACGAACTCAAAGCTGAGGGAGTCGATGTGACGGGCGAGAGCTTCAAGCCCATCACTGTCACCCTCGCCGAGGGCGGCAACTAA
- a CDS encoding aspartate aminotransferase family protein — translation MLETPNPDLDAITAELDQRHVFHSWSAQAALAPFVIAGGRGSRVWNHEGTSYLDFSSQLVNVNIGHQHPAVISAIQEQASLLATIAPATANLARGEAAKRIADRAPEGFNKVFFTNGGADANENAIRMARQFTGRDKVLSTYRSYHGNTGSAVVATGDWRRIPNEYATGHVHFFGPYAYRSDFWATTPEQESERALQHLERVILSEGPASIAAILLETIPGTAGVLLPPPGYLAGVRELATRHGIMLILDEVMCGFGRTGRWFAFDGYDVVPDLITFAKGVNSGYVPVGGVVISDPIADFFNDRVFPGGLTYSGHPLAMASIVAALDTMASEGIVENAATVGREHIGPALAALAEKHDIIGEVRGEGVFWAVELVADRATRQPVSAAVMGRIKRELVARGLLPFLADNRIHVVPPCVVTPEEVAEAMAIYDEVLSLDLI, via the coding sequence ATGCTCGAAACACCCAACCCCGATCTCGACGCCATCACGGCGGAGCTCGACCAGCGGCACGTCTTCCACTCGTGGTCGGCGCAGGCCGCTCTCGCTCCGTTCGTGATCGCAGGCGGCAGGGGGTCGCGGGTCTGGAACCATGAGGGAACCAGCTACCTCGACTTCTCGAGCCAGCTCGTGAATGTCAACATCGGGCACCAGCACCCCGCCGTCATCTCCGCCATCCAGGAGCAGGCCAGCCTGCTCGCCACCATCGCCCCCGCGACCGCCAACCTGGCCCGCGGCGAGGCGGCCAAGCGCATCGCCGACCGCGCGCCGGAGGGATTCAACAAGGTCTTCTTCACCAACGGTGGGGCGGATGCCAACGAGAACGCGATCCGCATGGCGCGCCAGTTCACGGGCCGCGACAAGGTGCTCAGCACCTACCGCTCGTACCACGGCAACACCGGCTCCGCCGTCGTCGCAACCGGCGACTGGCGCCGCATCCCGAACGAGTACGCCACCGGCCACGTGCACTTCTTCGGTCCGTATGCCTACCGCAGCGACTTCTGGGCGACCACGCCGGAGCAGGAGTCGGAGCGCGCTCTGCAGCACCTGGAGCGCGTCATCCTGAGTGAGGGCCCGGCGTCGATCGCCGCGATCCTGCTCGAGACGATCCCCGGCACCGCCGGCGTGCTGCTGCCGCCGCCCGGCTACCTGGCCGGCGTGCGCGAGCTCGCCACCCGCCACGGCATCATGCTGATCCTCGACGAGGTCATGTGCGGCTTCGGCCGCACCGGTCGCTGGTTCGCCTTCGACGGCTACGACGTGGTGCCCGACCTGATCACCTTCGCCAAGGGCGTCAACTCCGGCTACGTGCCGGTGGGCGGTGTCGTCATCAGCGACCCCATCGCCGACTTCTTCAACGACCGGGTGTTCCCCGGCGGCCTCACCTACAGCGGCCACCCGCTGGCGATGGCCTCGATCGTAGCGGCCCTCGACACGATGGCCTCAGAGGGCATCGTCGAGAACGCGGCGACCGTCGGCCGCGAGCACATCGGGCCCGCCCTGGCTGCGCTGGCCGAGAAGCACGACATCATCGGCGAGGTGCGCGGCGAGGGCGTGTTCTGGGCGGTCGAGCTGGTGGCCGACCGGGCCACCCGCCAGCCGGTCAGCGCCGCCGTGATGGGCCGGATCAAGAGGGAGCTCGTCGCCCGCGGCCTGCTGCCCTTCCTGGCCGACAACCGCATCCACGTCGTGCCGCCGTGCGTCGTCACGCCGGAGGAGGTCGCCGAGGCGATGGCCATCTACGACGAGGTGCTCTCGCTCGATCTGATCTAG
- a CDS encoding CoA-acylating methylmalonate-semialdehyde dehydrogenase translates to MSEIPTVQHWVNGAPAAGTSTRTAPVFNPARGVAEKNVLMASTADVDSVVAVAKAALPAWRDMSIAKRQNIMFNFRELLHKRTPELAAILTSEHGKVLSDAAGEIARGLEVVEYACSMPTLLKGDYSENVSTGVDVYSLKQPVGVVGIISPFNFPAMVPLWFFPLAIAAGNTVVLKPSEKDPSSANFMAQMFKDAGLPDGVFNVVHGDKEAVDALLVNPDVASISFVGSTPIARYIYETASAHGKRVQALGGAKNHMLVLPDADLDLAADAAVNAGFGSAGERCMAISVILAVDAVADALIGKITERMATLKTGDGTRGCDMGPLITEVHRDKVSSYIDIAAADGATVVVDGRGIEVDGDADGFWLGPTLLDRVPLDSAAYTDEIFGPVLSIVRVDGYEQGLDIINSSQYGNGTAIFTNDGGAARRFQNEVTVGMIGINVPIPVPVAYHSFGGWKNSAFGDAKAYGPAGIAFFTREKAITSRWLDPSHGGLNLGFPQNH, encoded by the coding sequence ATGTCCGAAATCCCCACCGTCCAGCACTGGGTCAACGGCGCACCCGCAGCCGGAACGTCCACGCGCACCGCTCCCGTCTTCAACCCGGCCCGCGGCGTCGCCGAGAAGAACGTGCTGATGGCCAGCACCGCCGATGTTGACAGCGTCGTTGCTGTTGCCAAGGCTGCACTCCCGGCCTGGCGCGACATGTCGATCGCGAAGCGCCAGAACATCATGTTCAACTTCCGCGAGCTGCTGCACAAGCGCACGCCCGAGCTGGCTGCGATCCTCACCAGCGAGCACGGCAAGGTGCTCTCGGATGCCGCCGGCGAGATCGCCCGCGGCCTCGAGGTCGTCGAGTACGCCTGCAGCATGCCGACCCTGCTGAAGGGCGACTACTCCGAGAACGTCTCCACCGGTGTCGACGTGTACTCGCTCAAGCAGCCGGTCGGCGTCGTCGGCATCATCAGCCCGTTCAACTTCCCCGCCATGGTGCCGCTCTGGTTCTTCCCGCTGGCCATCGCCGCCGGCAACACGGTCGTGCTGAAGCCCTCGGAGAAGGACCCGTCCTCTGCCAACTTCATGGCCCAGATGTTCAAGGACGCCGGTCTGCCCGACGGTGTCTTCAACGTCGTGCACGGCGACAAGGAGGCCGTCGACGCGCTGCTGGTGAACCCGGACGTCGCCTCGATTTCCTTCGTCGGATCGACCCCGATCGCGCGCTACATCTACGAGACCGCCAGCGCTCACGGCAAGCGGGTGCAGGCACTCGGCGGCGCGAAGAACCACATGCTGGTGCTCCCGGACGCCGACCTCGACCTGGCCGCCGACGCCGCCGTCAACGCGGGCTTCGGCTCGGCCGGTGAGCGCTGCATGGCGATCAGCGTGATCCTGGCCGTCGACGCCGTCGCCGACGCCCTGATCGGCAAGATCACCGAGCGCATGGCGACCCTGAAGACCGGTGACGGCACCCGCGGCTGCGACATGGGCCCGCTCATCACCGAGGTTCACCGCGACAAGGTGTCCAGCTACATCGACATCGCGGCGGCCGACGGCGCGACCGTCGTCGTGGACGGCCGCGGCATCGAGGTCGACGGCGACGCCGACGGCTTCTGGCTCGGCCCGACCCTGCTCGACCGGGTGCCGCTGGACTCGGCCGCCTACACCGACGAGATCTTCGGCCCGGTGCTGTCGATCGTGCGCGTCGACGGCTACGAGCAGGGCCTCGACATCATCAACTCGAGCCAGTACGGCAACGGAACCGCCATCTTCACCAACGACGGTGGTGCAGCCCGGCGCTTCCAGAACGAGGTGACCGTCGGCATGATCGGCATCAACGTGCCGATTCCCGTGCCGGTGGCGTACCACTCCTTCGGTGGCTGGAAGAACTCGGCGTTCGGCGACGCGAAGGCGTACGGCCCGGCCGGCATCGCCTTCTTCACCCGCGAGAAGGCCATCACCTCGCGCTGGCTCGACCCGAGCCACGGCGGCCTGAACCTGGGCTTCCCGCAGAACCACTAG
- a CDS encoding NAD(P)-dependent alcohol dehydrogenase, giving the protein MRAIVQDEYGDVEALRLDDIATPAPGANEVLIRVKAAGVDAGVWHLMTGRPYLARVMGFGLRRPKTKVKGREVAGVIAALGERVSGFAVGDEVYGYCEGAFADFVCARADRIAAKPASLSFEQAAALPISAGTALQAVRDSGAVKAGQSVLVIGAAGGVGAFAVQIAKELGARVTGVTSTGKLELVRSLGADQVIDYTRESFTNGSRQFDVIIDTAGHRPVAELRRALTPQGTLVIVGSEVDAPVFGGMGRPVGASLKSPFVGHTLRMLAATENAGLLHSLTELIEAGTLRPVIDSRYPLAEAPAAIRHWRDDHPAGKVVITV; this is encoded by the coding sequence ATGCGAGCAATAGTTCAAGACGAGTACGGCGACGTGGAGGCCCTGCGGCTGGACGACATCGCCACCCCGGCGCCCGGCGCCAACGAGGTGCTGATCCGGGTGAAGGCGGCCGGCGTCGATGCCGGCGTCTGGCACCTGATGACGGGGCGCCCGTATCTGGCGCGCGTCATGGGCTTCGGCCTGCGCCGCCCGAAGACGAAGGTCAAGGGGCGCGAGGTGGCCGGTGTCATCGCGGCGCTCGGAGAACGGGTCAGCGGATTCGCGGTCGGCGATGAGGTCTACGGCTACTGCGAGGGCGCCTTCGCCGACTTCGTCTGCGCCCGGGCCGACCGCATCGCCGCCAAGCCGGCGTCGCTGAGCTTCGAGCAGGCGGCTGCCCTGCCGATCTCGGCGGGCACCGCGCTGCAGGCCGTGCGCGACAGCGGCGCGGTGAAGGCCGGCCAGAGCGTGCTCGTGATCGGGGCGGCCGGCGGTGTCGGGGCCTTCGCGGTGCAGATCGCCAAGGAGCTCGGGGCGCGGGTGACGGGCGTCACCAGCACCGGGAAGCTCGAGTTGGTGCGCTCGCTCGGCGCCGACCAGGTCATCGATTACACGCGCGAGTCGTTCACCAACGGCTCGCGCCAGTTCGACGTGATCATCGACACGGCCGGCCACCGTCCGGTCGCGGAGCTGCGCCGCGCCCTCACCCCGCAGGGCACGCTCGTGATCGTCGGGTCCGAGGTCGATGCCCCCGTGTTCGGCGGGATGGGGCGCCCGGTCGGCGCAAGCCTGAAGTCGCCGTTCGTCGGCCACACTCTGCGCATGCTGGCGGCCACCGAGAACGCCGGCCTGCTGCACTCGCTGACCGAGCTGATCGAGGCGGGCACGCTCAGGCCCGTGATCGACTCCCGCTACCCGCTGGCGGAGGCACCGGCGGCGATCCGGCACTGGCGCGACGACCACCCCGCTGGCAAGGTCGTCATCACCGTCTGA
- a CDS encoding helix-turn-helix transcriptional regulator: MVKPTRVTNDIRRLRFERGEMTQAELADRIGVTRQTVIAIEQGRYSPSLEMAFQIAHALGVSLDTVFQYPAQQQ, from the coding sequence ATGGTGAAGCCGACCCGCGTGACCAACGACATCCGCCGTCTGCGCTTCGAGCGCGGCGAGATGACCCAGGCCGAGCTCGCCGATCGCATCGGCGTGACCCGGCAGACCGTCATCGCCATCGAGCAGGGCCGCTACTCGCCCTCGCTCGAGATGGCCTTCCAGATCGCCCATGCGCTGGGCGTCTCGCTCGACACGGTCTTCCAGTACCCGGCGCAGCAACAGTAG
- a CDS encoding small multi-drug export protein, whose amino-acid sequence MIDALQDFTSSFPALLQWVGVMLVAAIPFVDSYLGSVIGVLAGLNPVVAIAAAIVGNVLAMLVFVFAAHRVRSGVVNSKTPKEESARSRKVRAWFDKYGVAGVSLVGPVVLPSQFTSAAMVSFGASKNAVILWQVIAITIWGVVFGTLATVGITLSR is encoded by the coding sequence ATGATCGACGCACTGCAAGACTTCACCTCCTCCTTCCCCGCTCTGCTGCAGTGGGTGGGCGTGATGCTCGTCGCGGCCATCCCGTTCGTCGACTCCTACCTCGGCTCGGTCATCGGCGTGCTCGCCGGCCTCAACCCCGTCGTCGCGATCGCAGCGGCGATCGTCGGCAACGTTCTGGCCATGCTGGTCTTCGTGTTCGCCGCGCACCGGGTGCGCTCCGGCGTCGTCAACTCCAAGACGCCGAAGGAGGAGTCGGCCCGCAGCAGAAAGGTGCGTGCCTGGTTCGACAAGTACGGCGTCGCCGGGGTGAGCCTGGTCGGGCCTGTCGTGCTGCCGAGCCAGTTCACCTCTGCCGCCATGGTCTCCTTCGGCGCGTCCAAGAATGCCGTCATCCTCTGGCAGGTCATCGCGATCACCATCTGGGGTGTGGTGTTCGGCACCCTCGCCACCGTCGGCATCACGCTCTCCCGCTAG
- a CDS encoding sensor histidine kinase: MMPTLLRRPRSAEPEQAPPARSERSDHGRGVHATWTYTLGSIVFVVVALASCLVLMSAAEFSASRAPLDGAVLGAVLASAAVQLRYCWFLRRGRGGGLPGPAWTGALLAPAVAAWVLGLFSPGLGVISTFSLWMALCLMACLLPTRQRWLLLAAGLAAIALHPLLTQAVGGSLPDTPSGNVSWLLICYGVMFPVMLLSGLWWWEIVVELDRHRRTAAELAVAQERLRFAADLHDIQGHHLQVIALKSELAERMLDLDLEAARVNIHETRIIANQALEETRLLVSGYREISLDDELQNAREVLTAAGAGCTLDLDPLPAGTDLRRALAMTVREATTNILRHSEAAHVTIRFRETAEAYTLEILNDGVVGAGSGAAGTGLAGLRERLAPVGGEIDTVLDPAAGQFSLTVCVPTRVGARA; this comes from the coding sequence ATGATGCCGACGCTCCTGCGGCGTCCCCGTTCGGCGGAGCCGGAACAGGCTCCCCCCGCGCGCTCTGAGCGCTCCGACCACGGCCGTGGTGTGCACGCCACCTGGACCTACACGCTCGGTTCGATCGTGTTCGTTGTCGTCGCGCTCGCCTCCTGTCTCGTGCTGATGTCGGCCGCGGAATTCTCCGCCTCTCGCGCGCCGCTGGACGGCGCGGTGCTCGGGGCGGTCCTCGCCTCCGCCGCCGTGCAACTGCGCTATTGCTGGTTCCTGCGGCGCGGGCGCGGCGGAGGCCTGCCCGGCCCGGCCTGGACGGGTGCGCTGCTCGCGCCGGCCGTCGCGGCCTGGGTTCTCGGGCTCTTCAGCCCCGGGCTCGGTGTCATCTCCACGTTCTCGCTCTGGATGGCGCTCTGTCTGATGGCCTGCCTGCTGCCCACACGACAGCGGTGGCTGCTGCTCGCCGCCGGTCTCGCGGCGATCGCGCTGCATCCCCTCCTCACCCAGGCGGTCGGCGGGAGCCTGCCGGACACCCCGTCCGGCAATGTCTCGTGGCTGCTCATCTGTTACGGCGTCATGTTCCCGGTGATGCTTCTCAGCGGCCTCTGGTGGTGGGAGATCGTGGTGGAGCTGGACCGGCATCGCCGCACGGCGGCCGAGCTCGCCGTGGCGCAGGAGCGCCTGCGCTTCGCCGCTGATCTGCACGACATCCAGGGCCATCACCTGCAGGTCATCGCGCTCAAGTCCGAGCTGGCCGAACGGATGCTCGACCTCGATCTCGAGGCGGCCAGGGTCAACATTCATGAGACCCGCATCATTGCCAACCAGGCGCTGGAAGAGACCCGCCTGCTCGTCTCCGGGTATCGCGAGATCTCGCTCGATGACGAGCTGCAGAATGCGCGCGAGGTGCTGACCGCGGCCGGTGCCGGCTGCACCCTGGACCTCGACCCGTTGCCGGCCGGAACCGATCTGCGCCGGGCGCTCGCAATGACCGTGCGCGAGGCGACGACCAACATCCTGCGTCACAGCGAGGCCGCGCACGTGACGATCCGGTTCCGCGAGACGGCCGAGGCGTACACGCTGGAGATTCTCAACGACGGGGTTGTCGGCGCCGGATCCGGTGCAGCGGGCACCGGCCTGGCCGGCCTGCGGGAGCGGCTCGCCCCGGTCGGTGGCGAGATCGACACCGTGCTCGACCCGGCTGCCGGCCAGTTCAGCCTGACCGTGTGCGTGCCGACCCGGGTGGGGGCGCGCGCATGA
- a CDS encoding response regulator transcription factor has product MSAGTAAAVDAAQTGQRVIRLLIADDEHLIRGALEALLGLEPDIEVVASADNGVTAAELALQTRPDICLLDLEMPHADGIEAAARILSTVSTRVIIVTRHARPGVLRRALEARVSGFVPKSTPAGELAAVIRDVAAGKRYIDHEIAAAALSAERCPLTDRELDVLRVSRTAVGVQQIAERLHLAPGTVRNYLSAAMTKLDAASRHEAAEKAWQQGWI; this is encoded by the coding sequence ATGAGCGCGGGCACCGCCGCGGCCGTGGATGCCGCGCAGACCGGGCAGCGCGTCATCCGCCTGCTCATCGCCGACGACGAACACCTGATCCGCGGCGCCCTCGAGGCGCTGCTCGGGCTCGAGCCGGACATCGAGGTGGTGGCCAGCGCCGACAACGGCGTCACCGCCGCCGAGCTCGCACTGCAGACCCGGCCGGACATCTGCCTGCTCGATCTCGAGATGCCGCACGCCGACGGCATCGAGGCGGCCGCGCGCATCCTCTCGACGGTGAGCACCCGGGTCATAATCGTGACCAGGCACGCCCGCCCCGGCGTGCTGCGGCGCGCGCTCGAGGCGCGGGTCTCCGGCTTCGTGCCGAAGTCGACGCCGGCCGGCGAGCTGGCTGCGGTGATCCGCGATGTGGCTGCGGGCAAGCGCTACATCGACCACGAGATCGCGGCCGCCGCGCTGTCGGCCGAGCGCTGCCCGCTCACCGATCGCGAGCTGGATGTGCTGCGGGTCAGCCGCACCGCCGTCGGCGTACAGCAGATCGCCGAGCGGCTGCACCTCGCCCCCGGCACGGTGCGCAATTACCTCTCTGCCGCCATGACGAAGCTCGACGCGGCCTCCCGGCACGAGGCCGCAGAGAAGGCCTGGCAGCAGGGCTGGATCTAG